One segment of Candidatus Hydrogenedentota bacterium DNA contains the following:
- a CDS encoding fatty acid desaturase codes for MTESIPPQDPESSLRSQWKALVARYHRPSHGRSIWQLANTIVPYALGLGLMYWSLNISYLLTLVLAVPTAGLLVRIFIISHDCGHGAYFRSRRANDIVGGITSFLCLTPYHYWKHEHAVHHACAGNLDERGRGDIWTMTVKEYAAASRIKRLAYRLYRNPIILFGIGAFSVFMFEYRVPPKNGTARDRRSVWRTNAGLAAVLVLAHFTIGLKALALIHMPVLLLAAGAGAWLFYVQHQFEDVYWARDNEWDYVAACMQGSSYYRLPRVLQWFTGNIGFHHIHHLSAKIPNYFLEKCHKENPIMQRVHQLSLWSSLRCMRFRLWDEEKRQLITFAQYRRYDRAA; via the coding sequence GCCAATGGAAAGCGCTGGTCGCACGTTACCACCGGCCAAGCCACGGCAGAAGCATCTGGCAACTCGCCAACACCATCGTTCCGTATGCACTGGGCCTTGGCCTTATGTATTGGAGCCTGAACATCTCGTACCTCCTGACGCTCGTCTTGGCCGTACCGACGGCTGGGCTGCTTGTGCGCATTTTCATAATTTCGCACGACTGCGGGCACGGCGCGTACTTCCGGTCGCGCCGCGCAAACGATATCGTGGGCGGTATTACGTCGTTTCTGTGCCTCACCCCCTACCACTATTGGAAGCACGAGCACGCCGTTCACCATGCCTGTGCGGGCAATCTGGATGAGCGAGGCCGGGGCGACATTTGGACGATGACGGTGAAGGAATACGCCGCGGCATCCCGCATCAAGCGGCTCGCATACCGCCTGTACCGCAATCCCATCATTTTGTTTGGAATCGGCGCGTTCTCGGTATTCATGTTCGAGTACCGGGTGCCGCCCAAGAACGGGACCGCCCGCGACAGAAGAAGCGTTTGGCGCACGAACGCGGGCTTGGCCGCCGTCCTCGTGCTGGCGCATTTCACGATCGGCCTGAAGGCGCTGGCGCTGATACACATGCCGGTGCTCTTACTGGCGGCGGGCGCCGGCGCATGGCTGTTCTATGTGCAGCACCAATTCGAGGACGTTTACTGGGCGCGGGACAACGAGTGGGACTACGTCGCGGCGTGCATGCAGGGCAGTTCCTACTACAGGCTGCCGCGCGTGTTGCAGTGGTTTACGGGGAACATCGGCTTTCACCACATCCATCATTTAAGCGCGAAGATTCCAAACTACTTCCTTGAGAAATGCCACAAAGAAAACCCGATTATGCAGCGGGTGCACCAATTGTCGTTGTGGTCGAGCCTGCGGTGCATGCGCTTTCGCCTCTGGGACGAGGAAAAGAGACAACTCATCACCTTCGCACAGTACCGGAGGTATGACCGCGCCGCCTGA